One Methylosinus sp. C49 DNA segment encodes these proteins:
- the erpA gene encoding iron-sulfur cluster insertion protein ErpA, with protein sequence MTDTATIAKIEMSERAAKRIEAILAGEAHAKALRLSVDGGGCSGLQYAYTVETEPKADDIVVERDGAKLVVDSISAAYIAGARVDYVEDLMGQSFRVENPNATASCGCGSSFSV encoded by the coding sequence ATGACCGACACGGCGACGATTGCGAAGATCGAGATGAGCGAGCGCGCCGCCAAGCGCATCGAGGCCATTCTCGCCGGCGAGGCCCATGCGAAGGCGCTGCGGCTTTCGGTCGACGGCGGCGGCTGCTCCGGCCTGCAATACGCCTATACGGTCGAGACCGAGCCAAAGGCGGACGATATCGTCGTCGAGCGCGACGGGGCGAAGCTCGTCGTCGATTCGATTTCTGCGGCCTATATCGCCGGCGCGCGCGTCGATTATGTCGAGGATCTGATGGGCCAGTCCTTCCGTGTCGAGAATCCCAACGCCACCGCCTCCTGCGGCTGCGGCTCCAGCTTCTCGGTCTGA
- a CDS encoding PAS domain-containing sensor histidine kinase, producing the protein MSFDSIGDDHFRLAVESAPAAMIVSSADGLIQFVNAETERMFGYRSDELVGKSIDILVPARMRAAHSSLRQSFLAHPSKRPMGAGRDLKATRRDGSEFPVEIGLTPIESESGAIVLATVLDITARREAENALSQRAAELERANERLAQFAYVASHDLQEPLRKIAAFADILEQAISSANETDMSYANSVMRSSAMRARELVDDLLTYSRAINDAQNVQELDLRDEIDLAVDDLSEAIAESGAKLSIEAPHVAFRADRSQFARLTHNIVSNALKYRKQDCAPEIVIRATQSEREIVVAFADNGIGFESKYAQLVFEPFKRLHPKGKYPGTGIGLAICRSIADRHGWRLSVTSQPGQGSTFYVTIPAGRANSE; encoded by the coding sequence ATGAGCTTCGACAGCATAGGCGACGATCATTTTCGCCTCGCGGTAGAGTCGGCGCCTGCCGCCATGATCGTCAGCAGCGCCGATGGACTCATCCAATTCGTCAACGCGGAGACCGAGCGTATGTTCGGTTATCGTAGCGACGAACTGGTTGGAAAGTCCATCGATATTCTCGTCCCCGCGCGCATGCGGGCGGCGCATTCCTCCTTGCGCCAGAGCTTTCTTGCGCATCCGAGCAAGCGGCCGATGGGCGCCGGCCGCGATCTGAAGGCGACGCGGCGCGACGGCAGCGAATTTCCGGTCGAGATCGGGCTGACGCCGATCGAGAGCGAGAGCGGCGCGATCGTGCTGGCGACCGTGCTCGACATCACCGCTCGGCGCGAGGCGGAGAATGCGCTGTCGCAGCGCGCGGCGGAGCTGGAGCGCGCCAACGAGCGTCTGGCGCAATTCGCCTATGTCGCCTCGCATGATCTACAGGAGCCGCTGCGCAAGATCGCCGCATTCGCGGATATTCTCGAGCAAGCGATCTCCAGCGCCAATGAGACCGACATGAGCTACGCCAATAGCGTGATGCGCTCCTCGGCGATGCGCGCACGCGAGCTCGTCGACGATCTCCTCACCTATTCACGCGCGATCAATGATGCGCAGAATGTGCAGGAGCTCGATCTGCGCGACGAAATAGACCTCGCGGTCGACGACCTCTCCGAGGCGATCGCGGAGAGCGGCGCAAAGCTGAGCATAGAGGCGCCGCATGTCGCCTTTCGCGCCGACCGCTCGCAATTCGCGCGGCTGACGCATAATATCGTCTCCAACGCGCTCAAATATCGCAAGCAAGATTGCGCGCCGGAGATCGTCATACGGGCGACGCAGAGCGAGCGCGAGATCGTCGTCGCCTTCGCCGATAATGGCATAGGCTTCGAGAGCAAATATGCGCAGCTCGTCTTCGAGCCGTTCAAACGGCTGCATCCCAAGGGCAAATATCCCGGCACCGGCATAGGCCTCGCGATCTGCCGATCCATCGCCGATCGCCATGGCTGGCGGCTGTCGGTGACATCGCAGCCGGGACAAGGATCGACCTTTTATGTCACGATTCCGGCGGGACGAGCGAATAGCGAGTAG
- a CDS encoding glutathione binding-like protein yields the protein MIDLHFWPTPNGHKITIFLEEAGLAYKIVPVDISKGEQFSPAFLAISPNNRMPAIVDHAPADGGAAVSLFESGAILVYLAEKTGRFLPSDLRGRARVLEWLFWQVGGLGPMAGQNHHFRNYAPEKIPYAIDRYVNETNRLYGVLDKRLAGRDYIADDYSVADMAAYPWIVPYERQGQSLDDFPNVRRWLETMRARPAVERAYAKGEALSRPRDGFTEEERKILFGQTAASLRGAV from the coding sequence ATGATCGACCTCCATTTTTGGCCCACGCCCAATGGCCACAAGATCACGATCTTTCTCGAGGAGGCGGGGCTCGCCTATAAAATCGTCCCCGTCGACATATCGAAGGGCGAGCAATTCTCCCCCGCCTTTCTCGCCATCTCGCCGAACAACCGCATGCCAGCCATCGTCGACCATGCGCCGGCCGACGGCGGCGCCGCGGTCTCACTGTTCGAATCCGGCGCGATCCTCGTCTATCTCGCCGAGAAGACGGGGCGCTTTCTGCCGAGCGATCTGCGCGGCCGCGCGCGCGTGCTCGAATGGCTGTTCTGGCAAGTCGGCGGGCTCGGCCCCATGGCGGGGCAGAACCATCATTTCCGCAATTACGCGCCGGAGAAGATTCCTTACGCCATCGATCGCTATGTGAATGAGACCAATCGCCTCTATGGCGTGCTGGACAAGCGCCTCGCGGGACGAGACTACATCGCCGATGATTATTCCGTCGCCGATATGGCCGCCTATCCCTGGATCGTTCCCTATGAGCGGCAGGGACAGTCGCTCGACGACTTTCCCAATGTGCGGCGCTGGCTCGAGACGATGCGCGCGCGGCCAGCGGTCGAGCGCGCCTATGCGAAAGGCGAGGCCCTCTCCCGCCCGCGCGACGGCTTCACGGAAGAGGAGCGCAAAATCCTCTTCGGCCAGACGGCGGCGAGCCTGCGCGGCGCCGTTTGA
- a CDS encoding polyhydroxyalkanoic acid system family protein: MQKSIVITVSHDLGVETARARVAAGLEQLRRDYVDKLAHSEVVWTGNAADLKVGAFGHNMQARIDVLADSLRIEVWLPWLLAALAGPIQTALAHRAGEALRIEHKPQG, encoded by the coding sequence ATGCAAAAATCCATCGTCATCACCGTGAGCCATGATCTCGGCGTCGAGACCGCGCGGGCGCGCGTCGCCGCTGGGCTCGAGCAGCTGCGGCGGGACTATGTGGACAAGCTCGCCCATTCCGAGGTCGTCTGGACCGGGAACGCCGCCGATCTGAAGGTCGGCGCCTTCGGCCACAATATGCAGGCGCGCATAGACGTGCTCGCCGATTCGCTGCGCATAGAGGTCTGGCTGCCCTGGCTGCTGGCGGCTCTGGCGGGGCCGATTCAGACCGCGCTCGCCCATCGCGCCGGCGAGGCGCTGCGAATCGAGCACAAGCCGCAGGGCTGA
- a CDS encoding deoxyguanosinetriphosphate triphosphohydrolase, translating to MAIEDPGVRGRAPCASDPSASRGRLFPESASPTRSEFQRDRDRIIHSTAFRRLAHKTQVFVPLDGDHFRTRLTHTIEVGQIARALARALALDEDLAEAVALAHDLGHTPFGHAGEHALQRCMEAHGGFDHNAQALRVVTLLERRYARYDGLDLTFETLEGLVKHNGPLRGSRANRALAPYVAEFDALFPLELDTFAGPEAQAAALADDIAYDAHDIDDGLRANLFSLEDIEAVPFIGVMLDEIRAVYGALERTRVIHELGRRVITRFVEDAIVQSQKRLRLVGAKSVEDVRRAGVATIAFSPPMAEADRSIKAFLFPKMYRHEKVVGVWDRAEQVISRLFPVYFDDPAQMPPEWAELARAEQGAARARHVADYIAGMTDRYALGEYRKLFGEKMSLG from the coding sequence TTGGCGATCGAAGATCCCGGCGTCCGTGGCCGCGCCCCCTGCGCCAGTGACCCTTCGGCCTCGCGCGGGCGCCTCTTTCCCGAATCGGCCTCGCCGACGCGCAGCGAGTTCCAGCGCGACCGCGACCGCATCATCCATTCGACGGCCTTCCGCCGCCTCGCGCATAAGACGCAGGTCTTCGTGCCGTTGGACGGCGATCATTTCCGCACGCGGCTGACCCATACGATAGAGGTGGGGCAGATCGCCCGCGCGCTCGCCCGCGCTCTGGCGCTGGACGAGGATCTCGCCGAGGCGGTGGCGCTCGCCCATGATCTCGGCCATACGCCCTTCGGCCATGCCGGCGAGCATGCGCTGCAACGGTGCATGGAGGCCCATGGCGGGTTCGACCACAACGCCCAGGCTTTGCGCGTGGTCACTCTGCTCGAGCGCCGCTACGCCCGCTATGACGGGCTGGACCTCACCTTCGAGACGCTGGAAGGCCTCGTCAAGCACAATGGCCCTTTGCGAGGCTCGCGCGCAAATCGCGCGCTCGCCCCCTATGTGGCGGAGTTCGACGCGCTGTTTCCGCTCGAGCTGGACACATTCGCCGGGCCGGAGGCGCAGGCGGCCGCGCTCGCCGACGATATCGCCTATGACGCCCATGACATAGACGACGGGTTGCGCGCAAACCTGTTCTCGCTCGAGGATATCGAGGCCGTCCCCTTCATCGGCGTGATGCTGGACGAGATTCGCGCCGTCTATGGCGCGCTGGAGCGCACGCGGGTCATTCACGAGCTGGGCCGGCGCGTCATCACCCGCTTCGTCGAGGACGCCATCGTCCAATCTCAGAAGCGGCTGCGCCTCGTCGGGGCGAAAAGCGTCGAGGATGTGCGCCGCGCTGGCGTGGCGACGATCGCCTTCTCGCCGCCCATGGCCGAGGCCGACCGCTCGATCAAGGCCTTTCTCTTCCCCAAAATGTATCGGCACGAGAAAGTCGTGGGCGTCTGGGATCGCGCCGAGCAGGTGATCTCGCGGCTTTTCCCCGTCTATTTCGACGATCCGGCGCAAATGCCGCCGGAATGGGCCGAACTCGCCCGCGCCGAGCAGGGCGCCGCCCGCGCCCGCCATGTCGCCGATTACATCGCCGGAATGACCGACCGCTATGCGCTCGGCGAATATCGCAAGCTGTTCGGGGAGAAAATGTCGCTGGGCTGA
- a CDS encoding DUF1153 domain-containing protein, which translates to MMTLDPTTCDPAGDDAANRIACACLPPPTTRWVVRRKAEVVAAVRSGVVSLDDVCRRYSLTRDEFEAWASCIDRHGVDSLRTTRLQYYRRRAARLAAGKR; encoded by the coding sequence ATGATGACGCTTGATCCGACGACATGCGATCCCGCCGGCGACGACGCCGCGAATCGAATCGCCTGCGCCTGTCTGCCGCCGCCGACGACGCGCTGGGTGGTGCGCCGCAAGGCCGAGGTGGTGGCGGCTGTGCGCAGCGGCGTCGTCTCGCTCGACGACGTCTGTCGGCGCTATTCGCTGACGCGGGACGAGTTCGAGGCCTGGGCGAGCTGCATCGACCGCCATGGCGTCGACAGCTTGCGCACGACTCGTCTGCAATATTATCGCCGCCGCGCGGCGCGGCTCGCCGCTGGCAAACGCTGA
- a CDS encoding sugar kinase, translating into MQSLFIGHSYIDVTMRTQVMPKGDEKDVAEDYAVSFGGNAVTAAFACSKLVGDGVDLLTQLAPDWLGHMFMDMAATYGLRVHPRRVRRSSLSFVLPKDGKRAILRARDNNFLEDFPRLDLTGVRALHSDGHIADAALHYARACRESGALTSLDGGALRSGITDLLEFIDVAIVAERLCEQMTLSEADMLAYLKSKGCRIGGVTNGERGMLWYDESGEVQRLPSLPVPAERIVDTSGAGDVFHGAYMASYLQRPEAPWREHFRFARAASGYKIQHLGNEAGLPSQNDIVATLALFPPAD; encoded by the coding sequence TTGCAGTCTCTGTTCATCGGCCATTCCTATATCGACGTGACCATGCGCACGCAGGTCATGCCCAAGGGCGACGAGAAGGATGTGGCGGAGGATTACGCCGTCTCCTTCGGCGGCAACGCCGTGACCGCCGCCTTCGCCTGCTCCAAGCTGGTCGGCGACGGCGTCGATCTACTGACGCAGCTCGCGCCCGACTGGCTCGGCCATATGTTCATGGATATGGCCGCGACCTATGGGCTGCGCGTGCATCCGCGCCGTGTGCGGCGCTCGTCCCTATCCTTCGTGCTGCCCAAGGACGGCAAGCGCGCGATTCTGCGCGCCCGCGACAATAATTTCCTCGAGGACTTCCCGCGTCTCGACCTCACCGGGGTGCGCGCCCTGCACAGCGACGGGCATATCGCCGACGCCGCTCTCCATTACGCGCGCGCCTGCCGCGAATCGGGCGCGCTGACCTCTCTGGACGGCGGCGCGCTGCGGTCGGGAATCACCGATCTGCTCGAATTCATCGACGTCGCCATCGTCGCCGAGCGGCTCTGCGAGCAGATGACGCTCTCGGAGGCCGATATGCTGGCCTATTTGAAGAGCAAGGGTTGCCGCATCGGCGGCGTCACCAATGGCGAGCGCGGCATGCTCTGGTACGACGAGAGTGGCGAGGTGCAGCGCCTGCCCTCGCTCCCCGTGCCGGCGGAGCGCATCGTCGACACATCGGGCGCGGGCGATGTGTTCCACGGCGCCTATATGGCGTCCTATCTCCAGCGGCCGGAAGCGCCCTGGCGCGAGCACTTCCGCTTCGCCCGCGCGGCCTCGGGATATAAGATTCAGCACCTCGGCAATGAGGCGGGCCTGCCGTCCCAGAATGACATAGTAGCGACACTCGCGCTTTTTCCGCCTGCCGATTGA
- a CDS encoding response regulator: protein MSAVETKNRACRVLIIEDDQDDVFLFKRALDSVRSLLERDIECEQVDNGLDAIFLVSREEITDKLPDVLVLDLNMPRLDGVKFLKSLRRSLLLKDLPVFVLTTSTAPSIHEEAMRAGADKVFVKPNDAEALLAIALEIVSSALERRGEPATRQ from the coding sequence ATGTCCGCTGTCGAGACGAAGAATCGGGCCTGCCGCGTATTGATCATCGAGGATGATCAGGACGACGTCTTCCTTTTCAAGCGCGCCCTCGATTCCGTGCGCTCCTTGCTGGAGCGCGACATAGAATGCGAGCAGGTCGACAATGGGCTGGACGCGATCTTTCTCGTATCGCGCGAGGAGATTACGGACAAGCTCCCGGATGTGCTGGTGCTGGACCTCAACATGCCGCGGCTCGACGGCGTGAAGTTCTTGAAGTCGCTGCGCCGCTCGCTGCTGCTGAAGGATCTGCCGGTGTTCGTGCTGACGACCTCCACCGCGCCCTCGATCCATGAGGAGGCGATGCGGGCCGGCGCCGACAAGGTTTTCGTCAAGCCCAATGACGCAGAGGCGTTGCTCGCCATCGCGCTGGAGATCGTGAGCTCGGCGTTGGAGCGGCGCGGCGAGCCGGCGACGCGTCAGTAA